The following proteins are encoded in a genomic region of Bufo bufo chromosome 11, aBufBuf1.1, whole genome shotgun sequence:
- the SOCS4 gene encoding suppressor of cytokine signaling 4 isoform X3 — translation MSGTDDFSLADALADTTPAKSKNVSNPKDGQQPGGWSGSNPWGTNPSAPSAPGFTAYGQGQAGGPYSSGGSGAPSQPYPSGPQPQAPTHPYPSGAPTHPYPSGPQPQAPTHPYPAGPQPGAPSQPYPAGPQPGAPSQPYAAGSQPGAPSQPYAAGSQPGAPSQPYAAGSQPGAPSQPYAAGSYPGAPSQPYAAGPQPGAPSQPYAAGAPTHPYPSGPQPGAPSAPSGPAGPYPGAAPGQQPSAPNAPQPAGPTGPYPGGPAGQQPNAPNAPYSSGPYPGAPTGPQGAPTGPYPNAPGQYPSAQYPSGPAGMPGPYSNPSGASSQPYPSAPGQGPSPGGSYPAPYGQSGPAGAGQGGPWDSNPWGSQSGQYPSNPNMPYPASSPFPNPGAASSVPWGAVPPGQWGPSAPFPGAGGSYPKPGSYP, via the exons ATGTCTGGAACCGACGATTTTTCG CTGGCGGATGCCTTAGCAGATACTACTCCTGCCAAGTCAAAGAATGTAAGCAACCCAAAAGATGGTCAGCAACCAGGTGGCTGGTCTGGATCAAACCCTTGGGGCACAAATCCAAGTGCTCCTTCTGCCCCTGGTTTCACAGCATATGGACAAGGCCAAGCAGGAGGACCATATTCTAGTGGTGGATCTGGAGCACCATCTCAACCATATCCATCCGGACCTCAGCCACAAGCTCCAACACACCCATATCCATCTGGAGCTCCAACACACCCATATCCATCCGGACCTCAGCCACAAGCTCCAACACACCCATATCCAGCTGGACCTCAGCCTGGAGCACCATCCCAACCATATCCAGCTGGACCTCAGCCTGGAGCACCATCCCAACCATATGCAGCTGGATCTCAGCCTGGAGCACCATCCCAACCATATGCAGCTGGATCTCAGCCTGGAGCACCATCCCAACCATATGCAGCTGGATCTCAGCCTGGAGCACCATCCCAACCATATGCAGCTGGATCTTACCCTGGAGCACCATCCCAACCATATGCAGCTGGACCTCAGCCTGGAGCACCATCCCAACCATATGCAGCTGGAGCCCCAACACACCCATATCCATCTGGACCTCAGCCTGGAGCACCAAGTGCACCTTCAGGTCCTGCTGGGCCTTATCCAGGGGCTGCACCTGGTCAACAGCCTTCTGCACCAAATGCCCCACAACCTGCAGGACCTACTGGACCCTATCCAGGAGGCCCTGCAGGACAACAACCAAATGCACCAAATGCCCCATACTCTTCTGGACCCTACCCAGGAGCGCCCACTGGGCCACAAGGAGCTCCAACTGGGCCCTATCCTAATGCACCTGGGCAATATCCTTCAGCTCAGTATCCTTCTGGGCCTGCTGGAATGCCAGGACCCTATTCCAACCCTTCTGGGGCATCAAGTCAACCATATCCAAGTGCACCAGGTCAAGGCCCCTCACCAGGTGGATCTTATCCTGCTCCTTATGGTCAGTCAGGTCCTGCAGGTGCTGGCCAGGGCGGGCCTTGGGATTCTAATCCATGGGGATCTCAGAGTGGCCAGTATCCATCAAACCCAAATATGCCATACCCAGCCtccagtccatttccaaatcctgGAGCTGCATCATCTGTACCATGGGGTGCTGTGCCTCCAGGTCAGTGGGGGCCATCTGCTCCATTTCCTGGAGCTGGTGGATCATACCCTAAACCAGGCTCATATCCATGA